The Oryza brachyantha chromosome 6, ObraRS2, whole genome shotgun sequence region AATGTTTGACTTGGTCATAAATACAGTACAACAAGTTGAAGTAAATGTTTGATACtatgatgaaatgaaaattgtGGGTTAACGGGACTTGTCTGAGCAAATATGTTACCAACAAGCATTGCTTCCAATTTACCATATCTGCAACAAACGAAAGCTAATTCCAGACATGAAAACCAAATTAtccactctttttttttctattttacaaaaaaaaaccgcttgaataatactccctccgtttcataacgtaagatgtttgacttttttgcttgtaatgtttgatcatttgtcttatttaaaaaattatagaaatataatttattttgcttgtgacttactttattatcaaaagaactctAAGTaaaacttgtcattttttatatttgttctaaaattttgaataagacgaatagtcaaacgttagcaaaaaaaagtcaaacattttacgttacgaaacggaggtagtagctatgatgatatttcttataaCTTTATAGTATCAATTTTGTATTATCAATTAAAAGCAGTGGTAAATTTACAATTACCGTAAACCACGTTAGCTACCTTAACCTGAACTTTGTTAAAATGCATTGTGTTTTAACTTGAATTAGATTCCATACATACTTTTACTTCTACACGAAGGtgtattaaaataagtttcacTAAACATCAAGATACATCATCAAACCTATgaaattttaatgaaatttcataaaatctgactgaaactttttaaattcGAGAACCGCCATAAGTTCTGCCCatgttttacaatattttcattAGATATATTTAACTTAGTGCAaagtaaaacttatttttggtATGCTTTGGTGTAGAAGGAAACTATGGAATAAACCCAATGTAAGATGAAACATGTTTACAATGGTAAAAATTGCAGTTTAGGCCATATTCTTTGCCCCTTCTTTCCAATCCATATTCTACTAATATGTTAAACGAGGTGTTTTGccaacaaatattatataagagAGGTGTTTTAAAAACCATatcagtatatttttaaattttttagttaataattaattaatcatattgaTTCATTGTTACATTTTTAGCACGGTTTACTGAACCAATTGCCAAGCATGGCCTTACTTTCATTGAGATATATAAAAGTACTCTCCTACaatatttttccttaaaaGTGATTTAACAGTACAAAACTCCAACCCTATGTTTATCACCATCCATAATCATGTCCAAATTTTTACTCTACAAAACTCAGGTGATATTTGAATTTGACCCAAATTAGTGGATTACAATAGGCTATTATTACAAATCAGCACAATTACTGTAATAAAGTAAAACCGTTGTGGGAAACAAAACCCCTCAAAACCCTACTACTCCGGCCCCCCGTCCATGGCCTGATTCcttccgcctcgccgccgccggaggcggtCAAACGATGCTATCCCTccccccgcgccgccacctcctcttcctccactgctcgcgccgccggcgccctgcCCTCCTCCCGCTCTCCGttccggccgccaccgccgccctctccACCCTcccgaccaccaccaccaccacctccgccggcgacgacgccgccgccgcccccatctcccaccgcctccgcctcctccgctcccTCCAGGCCGTCCCCGCcgaccgcctcctctcccaccCTCTCCCGTCCTCCGCGCACGtctgcgtcgccgcccacctcctCGCCCGCGACCGCCTCTACGCCCActcccgccgcctcctctcccgcctcctcgcgcCCGGCTGCCACCGcccccacctcgccgcctcgctcgTCGACCTCCTCCACCGCGCGGCCCACGCCCTCGGCCCCCGCCGCAGCGCGCTCGCCTCTGTGCTCGACACGCTCCTCTCCGTCCTCGCCGACCGCGGCCTCCTCGACGACGCCGtctgcgccgtcgcccgcgTCCGCGAGCTGCGCGTGCCCCCCAACACCCGCACCTGCAACCACATCCTCCTCCGCCTTGCCCGAGACCGCAGCGGCCGGCTCGTCCGGCGGCTCTTCGAGCAGCTGCCCGCGCCCAACGTATTCACGTTCAACATCGTGATCGATTTCCTCTGCAAGGAGGGGGAGCTCGCGGAGGCGAGGTCTCTGTTCTCGAGGATGAAGGAGATGGGATGCTCGCCAGATGTTGTAACTTACAATTCTTTGATTGATGGGTATGGGAAATGTGGGGAGCTGGAAGTGGTGGAGCAGCTTCTGGAGGAGATGAGGAGGTCTGGTTGTAAAGCTGATGTTGTGACATACAATGCATTGATCAATTGCTTTTCCAAGTTtgggaggatggagagagcaTACAGCTACTTTGCTGAGATGAAGAGGGTGGGGGTGGTAGCAAATGTAGTAACCTTTAGCACCTTTGTTGATGCATTCTGCAAGGAGGGATTGGTGCAAGAGGCAATGAAGTTGTTCGCGCAGATGAGGGTGAGGGGGATGATGCTGAATGAGTTTACGTATACGTGTTTGATTGATGGAACATGCAAGGCAGGGAGGCTTGACGATGCTATTGTGTTGCTTGATGAAATGGTACAGCAAGGGGTGCCGTTGAATGTGGTAACATACACTGTGTTGGTTGATGGCCTATGCAAAGAAGGGAAGGTTGTGGAAGCAGAGGATGTTTTGAGGATGATGGAGAAGGCTGGTGTCAGAGCCAATGAATTGCTTTACACTACATTAATCCATGGccatttcatgaaaaagaacAGTGAGAAAGCACTTGATTTGCTAAATGAGATGAAGAATAAAGGATTGGAACTTGATGTTTCACTCTATGGTGCACTCATTCAGGGGCTTTGTAATGTGCACAAGTTGGATGAGGCTATGAGTTtgttaaataaaatggacGAGTCTGGCCTGGAACCcaattatatcatatatacaaCTATGATGGATGTGTGTTTTAAATCAGGAAAGGTGTCAGAAGCCATTGCCATGCTGCACAAAATTCTGGATTCTGGAGTCCAGCCTAATGTAATAACGTATTGTGCATTGATTGATGGATTGTGTAAAGCAGGATCGGTTGATGAGGCAGTCTCCCATTTTAAGAAAATGAGAGACATAGGACTAGATCCTAATGTTCAGGCTTACACTGCTTTGGTTGATGGTTTATGCAAGAATGGTTGTTTGAACAAGGCTGTACAGTTGTTTAATGAAATGGTTGAGAAAGGCATGTCTTTGGACAAAGTTGTGTACACAGCTCTTCTGGATGGGTACCTGAAGCAGGGAAACCTCCATGACGCCTTTGCCCTCAAGGCCAAGATGATTGATAGTGGTTTGCAACTTGATCTCTTTTGCTACACTTGTTTTATATCAGGTTTCTGTAATCTAAACATGATGCAAGAAGCTAGAGAAGTTTTTTCAGAAATGATTGGACATGGTATTGCTCCTGATAAGGCAGTTTACAGCTGTCTAATAAGCAAATACCAGAAATTAGGGAACTTGGAGGAGGCAATTGATCTTCAGAATGAAATGGAAAGAGCTTTACCATCTTGTACAGATAGTGATACTGCATCTGATGGTAAAACTTGAGCTCGTGTAATCATATCACTTCTGGAACTGAAACTGTGTAAGCATCAGTGCCACtctgctgatttttttttgtgcagcATATTCCACTGATTCAGTATAATTATCCTGATATTTTTCGGCTGGCTCAAGTTGCTCAACAAACTGAATTAggtgccaaattttaaaaggCACATGAAAATTTCCTGTTAGCCTCGGAATGCACCCCAGCAAACACAAGTGTCCTGCTTCTCTACTAGGTAAGGATACAAAGGACAACTAAAGTTAAAGAAATGGTTCATTCGATATTTAGAATCAATATGCTATCTGACCATTCTTCAGTGACTCACTAATTGCTTTTCCTTGTGGTATGTATTGCTCGAGCAAGCATGATAGCTTGGTTGCATATATTTCTAGCTATCTAGATAATGCTGCATCACTGcggctgtgttcttttcagCTGCAAACTTTGGCTAATTAGCTGCACACAAAACAAGAAACGTgattaacatatgattaattgagtattaattactaaaaactaaaaaatggatttatctgacttttaaaaacaacttctaCATAAAAAGGTTTTGCACGAAATgaactgtttagcagtttgaaaatCGTGCTAACGGAAATCGAGAAGTAGCTAAACCCCTTTAGCTGTTTAGAACAAGCCATGCGTGTGTTTGCAGAAAATATTTGGCAGTTATTTTCATTCCCAAAAGACATCTACGTCATTTCCTTTGATATGTAACGCTGCTGTTTATGTTTGATACAGGTTGCAGATATCACCTATTATACTTCAGCTGTTGCATATGCCAGTAACAGATCAGTTATGTATGAACTGTCAAGCAAGCATGTAGGTGCAGGCCTTTTCTCATGATCCAGTACGTtctctttataattttattaatctttagTTGATAGATATTGTTTGGATCTGTTTTGTTTATGCAACTATTGGTGTTTATTGGCATAAGAAGATAGGTGTCTTTATTTTGAAATCTTTAATATGCTGCCGGTAATGGATAAGCATTAAACAATCACatctcaaaagaaaagaaaagaaaaatgaaagaagGGTAATCAAGCAAATTctgttttttcccttcctcattcatgtttttcttatcTTACTGGACATCTGCACAAGCCAGAGAAATTAGCTTTGCTCAACTAAATACTATCTAGAGTTCATGTCTCAAGAAGAATGGTGTCTGCAGTTTCTTGGTAGCAGGACGAAACAATGCAGCATCagcattttattttcagtgtCTCATCTTACTAGaaacctaaaaaaatgtattgaaAATCCCAGCATTTCTAGTCTGCAATCTGGCTCTCATAGTGTAATGTCTTCATCCTTCTGTTATTGAAAACCAATAAATCAATACATTTTTTCACCAAGAAGTCCATCACATAACTACCTAGTTGTTATTTCAGGTTTCCCATGGGCATAATCATTTTGTCCAAGCCACAAGTGCCAGAGGATTAATGGACTGATTCTTGTCTTTTGAAATGGCAAAATAGTCCTTTTCATTATGTTACTACAGGGGTCTCACTTAACCATAAGGAGGCAGTAGGTGTTGCACCTCCTTATCTCATATCGCCTGCCCATCCTTCAGGGAATGAGATATAAAATGGAATTGATGGAAGCAGCATGAGAAAGAAACACCACAGAGCTGGAAAATTACAGTGTGTTTTGCTATAGTCTGTTCTTCAATAACTGCAGAATAGTATCAGACTGCAGATGTGTCTGATATCTGATGTTATCGCTGCAAGTTTTTCCATCTGCTATGTGTACTGGTTTCTTGATACTGCTATCAGCCACAGTGATGCAATAACCAAACAGTTTGAGGTTAAGATTCATTGTTTGCTACAAAAGGACCTACTAGGACCTAGGAAGAACATCGTAATGGCTGCAACTGACTGGCTTCAGGTTTCAACTTGATGTTGGTTATAACTGAGGTGTGTTCAATTCAGGATAAGCATTCTATCCTGCCAGTCATCAGGTGAGAATCAACGTTGGAGAATGAATA contains the following coding sequences:
- the LOC102716981 gene encoding putative pentatricopeptide repeat-containing protein At2g02150 isoform X1, translated to MKEMGCSPDVVTYNSLIDGYGKCGELEVVEQLLEEMRRSGCKADVVTYNALINCFSKFGRMERAYSYFAEMKRVGVVANVVTFSTFVDAFCKEGLVQEAMKLFAQMRVRGMMLNEFTYTCLIDGTCKAGRLDDAIVLLDEMVQQGVPLNVVTYTVLVDGLCKEGKVVEAEDVLRMMEKAGVRANELLYTTLIHGHFMKKNSEKALDLLNEMKNKGLELDVSLYGALIQGLCNVHKLDEAMSLLNKMDESGLEPNYIIYTTMMDVCFKSGKVSEAIAMLHKILDSGVQPNVITYCALIDGLCKAGSVDEAVSHFKKMRDIGLDPNVQAYTALVDGLCKNGCLNKAVQLFNEMVEKGMSLDKVVYTALLDGYLKQGNLHDAFALKAKMIDSGLQLDLFCYTCFISGFCNLNMMQEAREVFSEMIGHGIAPDKAVYSCLISKYQKLGNLEEAIDLQNEMERALPSCTDSDTASDAYSTDSV
- the LOC102716981 gene encoding putative pentatricopeptide repeat-containing protein At2g02150 isoform X2; the encoded protein is MKEMGCSPDVVTYNSLIDGYGKCGELEVVEQLLEEMRRSGCKADVVTYNALINCFSKFGRMERAYSYFAEMKRVGVVANVVTFSTFVDAFCKEGLVQEAMKLFAQMRVRGMMLNEFTYTCLIDGTCKAGRLDDAIVLLDEMVQQGVPLNVVTYTVLVDGLCKEGKVVEAEDVLRMMEKAGVRANELLYTTLIHGHFMKKNSEKALDLLNEMKNKGLELDVSLYGALIQGLCNVHKLDEAMSLLNKMDESGLEPNYIIYTTMMDVCFKSGKVSEAIAMLHKILDSGVQPNVITYCALIDGLCKAGSVDEAVSHFKKMRDIGLDPNVQAYTALVDGLCKNGCLNKAVQLFNEMVEKGMSLDKVVYTALLDGYLKQGNLHDAFALKAKMIDSGLQLDLFCYTCFISGFCNLNMMQEAREVFSEMIGHGIAPDKAVYSCLISKYQKLGNLEEAIDLQNEMERALPSCTDSDTASDGKT